The following are from one region of the Magallana gigas chromosome 4, xbMagGiga1.1, whole genome shotgun sequence genome:
- the LOC117682232 gene encoding E3 ubiquitin-protein ligase TRIM71: MDRRYSAQDIVRCTLCLTSVAPMYCEVCHIHLCKECVEQHLSDLSKVHNVVSLKQYITTLKYPKCRKHPFELCKRHCEECDIPICDQCDSYEKHSGHLNVDIIKHFESKKEILQKDLRELEKFIYPKYYEIVSSIPVQKAELSKCSDKMKIDLNKRSDVWHREIDLIIKNMKYDINEAESKHLSVLNRHEDKISNTISDIKQIIAKLKRLQNSRDVSLVSEYKSRNAEFRRLPPKLEVSLPNFVPQKIDRDQLTRQIGVLSASSLITKEQDNIMPQEPVSSFQRLSSRHINVPHKIDAIDTGYEPRVLTAIDTGYVLHSVACLSDSEIWTSGSKKIMKLFNLQRELVQSAKTESGNKPSDIAVTRRGNLVYTDENDRTVNIMKKSVTQTVIRLRQWIPRGVCSSSSGDLLVIMDSKDYKQTKVVRYSGSTDREKQSIQYNDRGQPLYLVGNDKYITENRNEDICVSDYRAHAVVVVNHAGKLRFKYAGQPTSSKNPFCPYGITSDSHSRILTADFINECIHILDQDGQFLRFINNCNLQHPEGLCIDTKDNLFVAEYHTGKVKKIQYCM, from the coding sequence ATGGACCGCAGGTACAGCGCCCAGGATATTGTACGCTGCACCCTGTGTCTAACTTCTGTGGCCCCTATGTACTGTGAAGTGTGTCACATACATCTTTGTAAAGAATGTGTAGAGCAACATTTATCTGATTTATCTAAAGTTCATAATGTGGTATCACTTAAACAATACATCACAACTCTGAAATATCCAAAGTGTAGGAAACATCCTTTCGAACTATGTAAACGCCACTGTGAagaatgtgacattcctatttgtgatCAATGTGATTCTTATGAAAAACATTCAGGACATTTAAATGTCgatattattaaacattttgaaagcaaaaaagaaattttacagAAAGATTTACGAGAACTAGAGAAATTCATTTATCCTAAATATTATGAAATCGTTTCAAGCATTCCAGTTCAAAAGGCCGAACTTAGTAAATGCtccgataaaatgaaaattgatctAAACAAACGATCAGACGtatggcacagagaaatagatctgattatcaaaaatatgaaatatgacatcaatgAAGCGGAATCCAAACACTTGTCTGTCCTAAATAGACATgaagataaaatttcaaataccaTTTCTGATATAAAGCAAATCATTGCAAAACTGAAGAGGTTACAGAACTCCAGAGATGTGAGTCTTGTCTCCGAGTATAAATCCAGaaatgctgaattcagaagattacCACCTAAACTAGAAGTGTCCTTACCAAACTTTGTGCCTCAGAAAATTGATAGAGATCAGCTTACTAGACAGATTGGTGTTCTGTCAGCATCGTCCTTGATAACAAAAGAACAAGACAACATCATGCCCCAGGAACCCGTGTCCTCTTTCCAACGTCTCTCTTCTAGACACATTAATGTACCCCATAAAATCGATGCCATTGACACCGGGTATGAACCCCGGGTACTCACTGCTATTGATACTGGGTATGTGTTGCATAGCGTGGCATGTCTAAGTGATTCGGAGATATGGACGTCTGGTAGTAAGAAAATCATGAAACTATTTAACCTTCAGAGAGAACTAGTGCAGTCAGCCAAAACCGAATCCGGGAACAAACCATcagacatagcagtgacaaggagagGGAATCTGGTTTATACTGATGAAAATGATAGGACCGTAAACATAATGAAGAAATCAGTGACACAGACGGTAATAAGATTGCGACAGTGGATACCTCGTGGTGTCTGCAGTTCCTCCTCTGGGGATCTCTTGGTTATCATGGACAGCAAGGATTATAAACAAACAAAGGTTGTtcgttactctggctccacagaccGAGAGAAACAAAGTATCCAGTACAATGATAGAGGACAGCCTCTCTATTTGGTTGGTAATGATAAGTACATTACTGAGAACAGAAATGAAGATATCTGTGTATCAGATTACAGGGCCCATGCGGTAGTGGTTGTAAATCACGCCGGGAAACTACGGTTTAAATACGCTGGTCAGCCCACTTCTTCCAAGAATCCGTTTTGTCCATACGGCATCACCTCAGACAGCCACAGTCGGATTCTGACAGCAGACTTCATCAACGAGTGTATCCATATTCtagatcaggacggacagtttcTCCGCTTCATTAACAACTGTAATTTACAGCATCCGGAAGGTTTATGTATTGACACAAAAGACAACCTCTTTGTTGCCGAATACCACACAGgcaaagtgaagaaaatccaatATTGTATGTAA